A genomic stretch from Falco naumanni isolate bFalNau1 chromosome 4, bFalNau1.pat, whole genome shotgun sequence includes:
- the LOC121086884 gene encoding serine/threonine-protein kinase C-like isoform X1, producing the protein MWLKGAMALIQHCLLLLLLLEALPARAAPWQEQEAGEMTLHNYPAAWREHGFEDLGHPGMPSKPGEDHHGKIYQFYEPNSDDVTERPTELYNPPSPPTVSSPRDPGKLYTIAAVAAVVSLQVAVALGYVVVWWRRKKKAPGAGASADQLEKGSCPSRPDSWTQQEPLPSGRAENQASPRPPCRPSPSPASVQQSRQSSAVQPMTDEHHPLRLPTPFLAPRQQRREPRTLQHPTKTQRPRRPPSPHPAALERRRQSSSLEPQDQPQSPSHPPSRLPSTLQQHD; encoded by the exons ATGTGGCTGAAGGGAGCCATGGCCCTCATTCAgcactgcctcctcctcctcctcctcctggaggCCCTacctgccagggctgcacctTGGCAAGAGCAGGAAGCAG GCGAGATGACTCTCCACAATTATCCAGCTGCCTGGCGGGAACATGGTTTTGAGGACTTGGGGCATCCTGGAA TGCCGTCAAAGCCTGGAGAAGACCACCATGGAAAGATATATCAATTTTATGAACCCAACTCGG ATGATGTCACCGAGAGACCCACAGAGCTTTACAATCCCCCGAGCCCCCCAACTGTTTCCAGTCCCAGAGATCCTGGAAAGTTGTACACTATAGCTGCAGTAGCAGCTGTTGTTTCTCTGCAAGTTGCAGTTGCGTTGGGCTATGTCGTGGTCTGGTGGCGAAGGAAGAAGAAAGC gccCGGCGCTGGAGCTTCAGCTGACCAGCTGGAAAAAGGCAGCTGCCCCTCACGCCCGGACAGCTGGACACAACAGGAGCCTCTCCCATCTGGAAGAGCAGAGAACCAGGCCTCCCCACGGCCCCCATGCCGTCCGAGCCCATCCCCAGCCAgtgtgcagcagagcagacagaGCAGCGCTGTTCAGCCCATGACGGACGAGCATCACCCCCTGCGCCTCCCAACCCCATTTCTGGcccccaggcagcagaggagagagcCCAGGACTCTCCAGCACCCGACCAAAACGCAACGGCCCCGACGCCCACCAAGCCCTCACCCAGCTGCCCTGGAGCGCAGGAGACAGTCCAGCAGCCTCGAGCCCCAGGACCAACCCCAGTCGCCCTCACACCCCCCGAGCAGATTACCGtccaccctgcagcagcacgACTAG
- the LOC121086882 gene encoding DNA-directed RNA polymerase II subunit RPB1-like isoform X1: MWLKGAMALIQHCLLLLLLLEALPARAAPWQEQEAGEMTLHNYPAAGREHGFEDLRHPGMPSKPGEDHHSKINQAYEPGSDDVIKRPTELYNPLSPPAVSSPRDPGKLYNIAAVAAVVSLQVTIVLGCVMVWWRRKEKAPGAGASADQLEKGSCPSRPDSPSSSPSRPDSQCSYPSCPDSQCSCSSRPDSPTSCPSRPDSQCSGPSRPDSPSSSPLHPDCQYSCPWCSDSQCSCHSCPDSPISCPSYLDSQSSGPSRPDSQCSGPSRPDSQSSCPSRPDSWTQQEPLPSGRAENQASPRPPCCLSPSPASVQQSRAALFSP, from the exons ATGTGGCTGAAGGGAGCCATGGCCCTCATTCAgcactgcctcctcctcctcctcctcctggaggCCCTacctgccagggctgcacctTGGCAAGAGCAGGAAGCAG GCGAGATGACTCTCCACAATTATCCAGCTGCCGGGCGGGAACATGGTTTTGAGGACTTAAGGCATCCTGGAA TGCCGTCAAAGCCTGGAGAAGACCACCACAGCAAGATAAATCAGGCTTATGAACCGGGCTCAG ATGATGTCATCAAGAGACCCACAGAGCTTTACAAtcccctgagccccccagctGTTTCCAGTCCCAGAGATCCTGGAAAGTTGTACAATATAGCTGCAGTAGCAGCTGTTGTTTCTCTGCAAGTTACGATTGTGTTGGGCTGTGTCATGGTCtggtggagaaggaaggagaaagc gccCGGCGCTGGAGCTTCAGCTGACCAGCTGGAAAAAGGCAGCTGCCCCTCACGCCCCGACAGCCCGAGTAG CTCCCCTTCACGCCCGGACAGCCAGTGCAGCTACCCTTCATGCCCGGACAGCCAGTGCAGCTGCTCCTCACGCCCGGACAGCCCGACCAGCTGCCCTTCGCGCCCAGACAGCCAGTGCAGCGGCCCCTCACGCCCGGACAGCCCGAGTAGCTCCCCTTTGCACCCCGACTGCCAGTACAGCTGCCCATGGTGCTCGGACAGCCAGTGCAGCTGCCACTCATGCCCCGACAGCCCGATCAGCTGCCCCTCGTACCTGGACAGCCAGAGCAGCGGCCCCTCACGCCCGGACAGCCAGTGCAGCGGCCCCTCACGCCCggacagccagagcagctgcccctCACGCCCGGACAGCTGGACACAACAGGAGCCTCTCCCATCTGGAAGAGCAGAGAACCAGGCCTCCCCACGGCCCCCATGCTGTCTGAGCCCATCCCCAGCCAgtgtgcagcagagcagagcagcgCTGTTCAGCCCATGA
- the LOC121086932 gene encoding translation initiation factor IF-2-like, which produces MWLKGAMALIQHCLLLLLLLEALPARAAPWQEQEAGEMTLHNYPAAWQEHGFEDLRHPGMPSKPGEDHHSKINQAYEPGSDDVIKRPTELYNPLSPPAVSSPRDPGKLYNIAAVATVVFLQVQILLGCVWIWWQRKKKEPGAGASADQLEKGSCPSHPNSPSRSPLRPDCQCSCHSRPDRQSSRPSHPESQSSGPSRPDSQSSGPSRPDSQSSCPSSPDSWTQQEPHPSGRAKNQASPRPPCRPKPSPASVQQSRQSSAVQPMTDEHHPLRLPTPFLAPRQQRREPRTLQHPTKKQRPRRPPRAHPAALERRRQSSSLQPQTNPSRPHTRRADKRPPCSSTTGTVSNGPSTNHRGLQDRCSSRTAGAEGSHTRVGVGGALTEPQPTASGLSRCPPKTV; this is translated from the exons ATGTGGCTGAAGGGAGCCATGGCCCTCATTCAgcactgcctcctcctcctcctcctcctggaggCCCTacctgccagggctgcacctTGGCAAGAGCAGGAAGCAG GCGAGATGACTCTCCACAATTAtccagctgcctggcaggaacATGGTTTTGAGGACTTAAGGCATCCTGGAA TGCCGTCAAAGCCTGGAGAAGACCACCACAGCAAGATAAATCAGGCTTATGAACCGGGCTCAG ATGATGTCATCAAGAGACCCACAGAGCTTTACAAtcccctgagccccccagctGTTTCCAGTCCCAGAGATCCTGGAAAGTTGTACAATATAGCTGCAGTAGCAACTGTCGTTTTTCTGCAAGTTCAGATTCTATTGGGCTGTGTCTGGATCTGGtggcaaaggaagaagaaaga gccCGGCGCTGGAGCTTCAGCTGACCAGCTGGAAAAAGGCAGCTGCCCCTCACACCCCAACAGCCCGAGTAGGTCCCCTTTGCGCCCCGACTGCCAGTGCAGCTGCCACTCACGCCCGGACAGACAGAGCAGCCGCCCTTCACACCCAGAAAGCCAGAGCAGCGGCCCCTCACGCCCGGACAGCCAGAGCAGCGGCCCCTCACGCCCggacagccagagcagctgcccctCGTCCCCGGACAGCTGGACACAACAGGAGCCTCACCCATCTGGAAGAGCAAAGAACCAGGCCTCCCCACGGCCCCCATGCCGACCGAAGCCATCCCCAGCCAgtgtgcagcagagcagacagaGCAGCGCTGTTCAGCCCATGACGGACGAGCATCACCCCCTGCGCCTCCCAACCCCATTTCTGGcccccaggcagcagaggagagagcCCAGGACTCTCCAGCACCCGACCAAAAAGCAACGGCCCCGACGCCCACCAAGAGCTCACCCAGCTGCCCTGGAGCGCAGGAGACAgtccagcagcctccagccccagACCAACCCCAGTCGCCCTCACACCCGCCGAGCAGATAAACGtccaccctgcagcagcacgACTGGAACAGTGTCCAACGGCCCCAGCACCAACCACAGAGGCCTCCAAGACCGCTGCTCCAGTCGCACAGCAGGGGCTGAAGGCAGCCACACCAGGGTAGGAGTTGGGGGCGCACTGACAGAGCCCCAGCCGACAGCTTCGGGGCTCAGCCGCTGCCCACCAAAGACAGTGTGA
- the LOC121086884 gene encoding serine/threonine-protein kinase C-like isoform X2, translating to MCNSLAEPPKGYTIPNSWPVADLEPESHPTVPSKPGEDHHGKIYQFYEPNSDDVTERPTELYNPPSPPTVSSPRDPGKLYTIAAVAAVVSLQVAVALGYVVVWWRRKKKAPGAGASADQLEKGSCPSRPDSWTQQEPLPSGRAENQASPRPPCRPSPSPASVQQSRQSSAVQPMTDEHHPLRLPTPFLAPRQQRREPRTLQHPTKTQRPRRPPSPHPAALERRRQSSSLEPQDQPQSPSHPPSRLPSTLQQHD from the exons ATGTGCAATTCTCTTGCAGAGCCTCCCAAGGGTTACACCATCCCGAATTCGTGGCCTGTTGCTGACCTCGAGCCTGAGAGCCATCCCACGG TGCCGTCAAAGCCTGGAGAAGACCACCATGGAAAGATATATCAATTTTATGAACCCAACTCGG ATGATGTCACCGAGAGACCCACAGAGCTTTACAATCCCCCGAGCCCCCCAACTGTTTCCAGTCCCAGAGATCCTGGAAAGTTGTACACTATAGCTGCAGTAGCAGCTGTTGTTTCTCTGCAAGTTGCAGTTGCGTTGGGCTATGTCGTGGTCTGGTGGCGAAGGAAGAAGAAAGC gccCGGCGCTGGAGCTTCAGCTGACCAGCTGGAAAAAGGCAGCTGCCCCTCACGCCCGGACAGCTGGACACAACAGGAGCCTCTCCCATCTGGAAGAGCAGAGAACCAGGCCTCCCCACGGCCCCCATGCCGTCCGAGCCCATCCCCAGCCAgtgtgcagcagagcagacagaGCAGCGCTGTTCAGCCCATGACGGACGAGCATCACCCCCTGCGCCTCCCAACCCCATTTCTGGcccccaggcagcagaggagagagcCCAGGACTCTCCAGCACCCGACCAAAACGCAACGGCCCCGACGCCCACCAAGCCCTCACCCAGCTGCCCTGGAGCGCAGGAGACAGTCCAGCAGCCTCGAGCCCCAGGACCAACCCCAGTCGCCCTCACACCCCCCGAGCAGATTACCGtccaccctgcagcagcacgACTAG